In the genome of Pieris napi chromosome 16, ilPieNapi1.2, whole genome shotgun sequence, one region contains:
- the LOC125057506 gene encoding phospholipid phosphatase 2-like isoform X1, which translates to MGALDCVASNKISSSSTEVFTATMNSQTSLDKDQKEQGNQLIDRSCGNRSIWWTLAVDVPLLLLVCLIVGLFELGVIPHHKNGFFCNDPALSFPFTKDTVSFTVIVSSIIFPPFILIFITEYIFHKSTYNTQTKLRHVARNTLYMYRSYLYGLFFNLGLVEVMKGLSGSPRPTFFDICEPDTAKTCNGSEYVATFQCTSKKFSSWYQTDSYHSFPSGHTSLSIYCGLFMAWYLQKRAFDWRHRTVFFVPVLQMTCVAYAAICSLTRITDHRHHWWDVLTGAVIGVATLYYTVIVLCKNFKTSNLEDKAMTESQNTVQTALFV; encoded by the exons CAAAAAGAACAGGGAAACCAGTTAATCGACAGAAGTTGCGGTAACCGCTCCATCTGGTGGACACTTGCTGTAGATGTTCCACTTCTATTACTCG TGTGTCTAATAGTGGGGCTGTTTGAGCTAGGCGTCATCCCGCACCATAAAAACGGCTTTTTCTGCAATGATCCGGCTCTTTCGTTCCCGTTTACGAAAGACACTGTCTCCTTTACAGTCATCGTttcttctattatttttcctCCTTTTATTTTG ATATTCATCACTGAGTATATCTTCCACAAGTCAACATATAACACTCAAACAAAACTTCGTCATGTTGCCAGAAATACTTTGTATATGTACAGAAGTTATTTATACGGACTGTTCTTTAATCTTGGACTAGTGGAGGTGATGAAAGGGTTGAGTGGCAGCCCTCGACCCACCTTTTTTGACATCTGCGAACCGGATACCGCGAAAACTTGTAATGG gtcAGAGTACGTTGCAACATTCCAATGTACATCAAAGAAGTTTTCATCTTGGTATCAAACGGATTCCTACCACAGCTTTCCTTCAGGACACACATCGCTATCTATCTATTGTGGACTATTTATGGCG tggTACTTACAAAAACGCGCATTTGACTGGCGCCACCGCACCGTATTCTTCGTGCCTGTACTGCAGATGACTTGTGTTGCATATGCCGCCATTTGCTCACTCACCAGAATCACTGACCACAGGCATCACTGGTGGGACGTGCTTACGGGGGCCGTTATAGGTGTAGCCACATTGTATTATACG GTGATTGTTTTATGCAAAAACTTCAAAACTTCAAATTTGGAAGACAAAGCCATGACGGAAAGTCAGAATACAGTGCAAACTGCTTTATTTGTGTGA
- the LOC125057506 gene encoding phospholipid phosphatase 2-like isoform X3 produces MSTRYGSIRQKEQGNQLIDRSCGNRSIWWTLAVDVPLLLLVCLIVGLFELGVIPHHKNGFFCNDPALSFPFTKDTVSFTVIVSSIIFPPFILIFITEYIFHKSTYNTQTKLRHVARNTLYMYRSYLYGLFFNLGLVEVMKGLSGSPRPTFFDICEPDTAKTCNGSEYVATFQCTSKKFSSWYQTDSYHSFPSGHTSLSIYCGLFMAWYLQKRAFDWRHRTVFFVPVLQMTCVAYAAICSLTRITDHRHHWWDVLTGAVIGVATLYYTVIVLCKNFKTSNLEDKAMTESQNTVQTALFV; encoded by the exons ATGTCTACTAGATATGGAAGTATCCGG CAAAAAGAACAGGGAAACCAGTTAATCGACAGAAGTTGCGGTAACCGCTCCATCTGGTGGACACTTGCTGTAGATGTTCCACTTCTATTACTCG TGTGTCTAATAGTGGGGCTGTTTGAGCTAGGCGTCATCCCGCACCATAAAAACGGCTTTTTCTGCAATGATCCGGCTCTTTCGTTCCCGTTTACGAAAGACACTGTCTCCTTTACAGTCATCGTttcttctattatttttcctCCTTTTATTTTG ATATTCATCACTGAGTATATCTTCCACAAGTCAACATATAACACTCAAACAAAACTTCGTCATGTTGCCAGAAATACTTTGTATATGTACAGAAGTTATTTATACGGACTGTTCTTTAATCTTGGACTAGTGGAGGTGATGAAAGGGTTGAGTGGCAGCCCTCGACCCACCTTTTTTGACATCTGCGAACCGGATACCGCGAAAACTTGTAATGG gtcAGAGTACGTTGCAACATTCCAATGTACATCAAAGAAGTTTTCATCTTGGTATCAAACGGATTCCTACCACAGCTTTCCTTCAGGACACACATCGCTATCTATCTATTGTGGACTATTTATGGCG tggTACTTACAAAAACGCGCATTTGACTGGCGCCACCGCACCGTATTCTTCGTGCCTGTACTGCAGATGACTTGTGTTGCATATGCCGCCATTTGCTCACTCACCAGAATCACTGACCACAGGCATCACTGGTGGGACGTGCTTACGGGGGCCGTTATAGGTGTAGCCACATTGTATTATACG GTGATTGTTTTATGCAAAAACTTCAAAACTTCAAATTTGGAAGACAAAGCCATGACGGAAAGTCAGAATACAGTGCAAACTGCTTTATTTGTGTGA
- the LOC125057506 gene encoding phospholipid phosphatase 2-like isoform X2 has translation MAIHNSAFRSSLRGLRDMASVKKSNEQQKEQGNQLIDRSCGNRSIWWTLAVDVPLLLLVCLIVGLFELGVIPHHKNGFFCNDPALSFPFTKDTVSFTVIVSSIIFPPFILIFITEYIFHKSTYNTQTKLRHVARNTLYMYRSYLYGLFFNLGLVEVMKGLSGSPRPTFFDICEPDTAKTCNGSEYVATFQCTSKKFSSWYQTDSYHSFPSGHTSLSIYCGLFMAWYLQKRAFDWRHRTVFFVPVLQMTCVAYAAICSLTRITDHRHHWWDVLTGAVIGVATLYYTVIVLCKNFKTSNLEDKAMTESQNTVQTALFV, from the exons ATGGCTATACACAATTCTGCATTTCGTAGCAGCTTGCGTGGTTTAAGAGATATGGCGTCCGtcaaaaaatcaaatgaacag CAAAAAGAACAGGGAAACCAGTTAATCGACAGAAGTTGCGGTAACCGCTCCATCTGGTGGACACTTGCTGTAGATGTTCCACTTCTATTACTCG TGTGTCTAATAGTGGGGCTGTTTGAGCTAGGCGTCATCCCGCACCATAAAAACGGCTTTTTCTGCAATGATCCGGCTCTTTCGTTCCCGTTTACGAAAGACACTGTCTCCTTTACAGTCATCGTttcttctattatttttcctCCTTTTATTTTG ATATTCATCACTGAGTATATCTTCCACAAGTCAACATATAACACTCAAACAAAACTTCGTCATGTTGCCAGAAATACTTTGTATATGTACAGAAGTTATTTATACGGACTGTTCTTTAATCTTGGACTAGTGGAGGTGATGAAAGGGTTGAGTGGCAGCCCTCGACCCACCTTTTTTGACATCTGCGAACCGGATACCGCGAAAACTTGTAATGG gtcAGAGTACGTTGCAACATTCCAATGTACATCAAAGAAGTTTTCATCTTGGTATCAAACGGATTCCTACCACAGCTTTCCTTCAGGACACACATCGCTATCTATCTATTGTGGACTATTTATGGCG tggTACTTACAAAAACGCGCATTTGACTGGCGCCACCGCACCGTATTCTTCGTGCCTGTACTGCAGATGACTTGTGTTGCATATGCCGCCATTTGCTCACTCACCAGAATCACTGACCACAGGCATCACTGGTGGGACGTGCTTACGGGGGCCGTTATAGGTGTAGCCACATTGTATTATACG GTGATTGTTTTATGCAAAAACTTCAAAACTTCAAATTTGGAAGACAAAGCCATGACGGAAAGTCAGAATACAGTGCAAACTGCTTTATTTGTGTGA